One Candida dubliniensis CD36 chromosome 1, complete sequence genomic region harbors:
- a CDS encoding conserved hypothetical protein (spliced gene), with protein sequence MSERMSLLYNSESDYDSDTSDYVAPKLEFELKEVEENDSELNNEDNKEKVQESNGSDNEFEFPLFATNETVVEDRGRSKEPKPSIIKVSLREQSEERINNERPDSFYFAKYTDKEREQFQQCAVTSHDIYKQIYTLDLQPWKCLNLKEHNAQIENEIAKRRAKCSKNRPGKKKRQLKIVCRQRRLEKAKMKKLEEEKLKKLMKKQKFQQRFNGKPNQRQRKGRKPLDGNKKQPSKPKYRTE encoded by the exons ATGAGTGAAAGAAT GTCTTTATTATACAACCTGGAATCTGATTATGATTCTGATACTTCAGATTATGTTGCACCAAAATTAGAATTTGAACTTAAGGAAGTTGAGGAAAACGATAGCgaattaaataatgaagataacaaagaaaaagtacAAGAATCAAATGGTTCAGATAACgaatttgaatttcctTTGTTTGCTACCAATGAGACTGTTGTTGAAGATCGAGGTCGAAGTAAAGAGCCCAAaccatcaataataaaagttTCACTCCGGGAACAATCTGAAGAAAGAATCAACAATGAGAGACCAGACTCCTTTTATTTTGCCAAATATACAGACAAAGAAAGAGAACAATTCCAACAATGTGCAGTCACCAGTCATGATATTTACAAACAGATATATACCCTTGATCTTCAACCATGGAAGTGCctaaatttaaaagaacATAATGCACAAATAGAGAACGAAATTGCTAAACGAAGAGCCAAATGTAGCAAGAACAGACCAGGTAAGAAGAAAAGACAATTAAAGATTGTGTGCCGCCAAAGAAGGTTAGAAAAAGCTAAGATGAAAAAACTagaggaagaaaaattgaaaaaattaatgaaaaaacaGAAGTTTCAACAAAGGTTCAATGGTAAGCCCAATCaaagacaaagaaaagGCCGAAAACCATTGGATGGGAATAAAAAACAACCGTCTAAACCAAAATATAGAACTGAAtag
- a CDS encoding oligomeric Golgi complex subunit, putative (Similar to S. cerevisiae COG5;~Similar to C. albicans COG5), whose product MTSQNTEYQSNELEDFEAFLETNFEPQQFANELLLATNGQENPHLDLVTPIKKLKFDIQECDKRIEKISSSNYSSLISNFQKITEYQKILTSQVNPSLERINVPFKRIKQEVVEPFDEAMKLNKALKRIHLTLELLRTTSFFVFIIQQIEELTSVSNERDLVRLAKLHIQINKMYQDATNEKGAEINVLSVKLIRDYQSIAISKKSSMLSQCIDVVSGDFRHPSTLERKNSKLHSHLSALYLLNRDEFFNVFDRSTITRKVQSASAQLSRALQSPRNFTAIITEVKEESSEYFTKLSDILSDWKSENDDDKGTFLEIVLNYYKSQSLTELFWSKLNQKFKKSIVAAMARGGPIAKNLKIYYSGLKASVSETFKSEEERSMLLDSLSMIEYK is encoded by the coding sequence ATGACAAGCCAAAATACGGAGTACCAATCCAATGAATTAGAGGATTTTGAAGCTTTTTTGGAGACAAACTTTGAACCTCAACAATTTGCGAACGAATTACTTCTAGCAACCAATGGACAAGAAAACCCACATTTAGACTTAGTAACGccaataaagaaattgaagtttGACATTCAAGAGTGTgataaaagaattgaaaagatatcatcttcaaattACTCATCTTTGATATCAAACTTCCAGAAAATCACCGAGTATCAAAAGATTTTGACATCACAGGTAAACCCCAGCCTCGAAAGAATCAATGTACCTTTTAAACGAATCAAGCAAGAAGTTGTCGAGCCGTTTGACGAGGCAATGAAACTAAATAAAGCATTGAAGAGAATCCATCTAACATTAGAGTTGTTGCGGACCACAAgcttttttgttttcattattcAACAAATAGAAGAATTGACAAGTGTTCTGAACGAAAGAGATTTGGTGAGGTTGGCTAAACTACATatccaaatcaataaaatgtATCAGGATGCGACCAACGAAAAAGGTGCTGAGATAAATGTATTATCAGTTAAATTGATTCGTGATTATCAGTCCATTGCCATatcaaagaaatcaagTATGCTCTCCCAGTGCATTGATGTCGTTAGCGGTGATTTCAGACACCCTTCAACCCTTGAACGCAAGAACCTGAAATTACATTCCCATTTATCTGCCTTGTATTTATTGAATAGAGATGAGTTTTTCAATGTTTTTGATCGTTCAACTATCACTAGAAAAGTGCAATCTGCTTCAGCTCAACTATCACGAGCATTGCAATCACCAAGAAATTTTACCGCAATCATTACAGAAGttaaagaagaatcaaGTGAGTATTTTACTAAATTGAGTGACATCTTGAGTGATTGGAAATctgaaaatgatgatgataaaggGACTTTTCTAGAAATCgttttgaattattacaaaCTGCAATCATTAACTGAGTTGTTTTGgtcaaaattaaatcagAAATTTAAGAAAAGCATAGTAGCAGCAATGGCCAGGGGAGGACCAATTGCgaaaaatttgaagatttacTATTCTGGTCTAAAAGCATCAGTGCTGGAGACATTCAAGTCAGAAGAAGAGAGAAGCATGTTACTAGATTCATTGTCAATGATAGAGTATAAGTAA
- a CDS encoding protein transport component, putative (Similar to C. albicans SEC24;~Similar to S. cerevisiae SEC24) — MSGRRRAYPQPQYATGPTGMATPPVPNQFQQQQQQQPMQQPVQQYGVDQMQGQFQQMNIGGVGPAGVPQAPQYPYQQSGQPQQSPQLSYDPYQPQPQANTAVYGQGGIPPSSVPAGGAGYGGYGQQNNIGLGAQLNALYTTDLSRDLPPPIAELSFQPPPITLPDNATLIPASKTANALPEYFRSTLNVVPTNSSLLKKSKLPLAIVVNPYNALKIESENIPVTCDTVISRCRRCRGYINPFVTLAENGRRWRCNFCNLLNDIPSAFDYDEISGQVKNKFDRVELNHSVVEFIAPKEYMARAPQPIVYTFIIDVSVHAIQSGLTGTITRTILESLDRIPNQNKTARVSFIGVDSNLHYIRFNEGLEGTEILVVADIDEPFLPSPGGLLVNLDENREAIEKLLLDFPSYFESNANQGFALGPALKAGHKMISNIGGKLVCFAATLPNIGEGKLSVRDEASVAGKAKEAKALLTPADSFYKSFAVTCNSSQVTVDLFLTSSAYQDVATLSNLARYTAGQTHFYPAWTSNKYEDVAKLSKEVSDHLSQDIALEAVLRVRGSTGFRMSSFYGNFFNRSSDLCSFPTFPRDQSYLIEMSIEETINKPVVYFQAAVLHSTCFGERRIRVMNLALPTSSKLVDIYASADQLAITNYFTHKAIEKALSSSLPEAREYLIARVVDILNVYRKELVAGNVSGASPLQISTNLRMLPLLLFCLTKHLAFRGERVPSDHRAAALNNLGSSPIPQLIKSIYPTVYSLHNMPDTCGLPGVKEDEEDEEEGTGAEIDVVLPDPINDSKASWENYGLYLIDNGSELFLWVSGNVVPGLVQDLFGTENLYEIPTGKTELPEFSLEESEFNYRVRQIIGKIREQNDSIIWKNLYVVVGASSNEPIEISQQRDLMALRMWASSCLVEDKTGSEPSYRDFLTSLKSKVSQ, encoded by the coding sequence aTGTCTGGTAGAAGAAGAGCATATCCACAACCTCAGTATGCCACGGGACCGACTGGAATGGCTACACCACCTGTCCCTaaccaatttcaacaacaacaacaacaacaaccaatgCAACAACCGGTGCAACAATATGGAGTCGACCAAATGCAAGGTCAATTTCAGCAAATGAATATTGGTGGAGTAGGGCCAGCAGGCGTGCCACAAGCTCCTCAATATCCATATCAACAATCTGGCCAGCCCCAACAATCACCTCAACTCAGTTATGATCCATACCAGCCCCAGCCCCAAGCAAATACTGCTGTTTACGGACAAGGCGGTATTCCACCATCATCAGTGCCTGCTGGTGGAGCTGGATACGGAGGATATGGCCAACAGAACAACATTGGCTTAGGTGCTCAATTGAATGCTTTGTATACTACTGATTTATCAAGAGACCTTCCACCACCAATTGCCGAATTGTCTTTCCAACCTCCACCAATAACATTACCAGATAATGCAACTTTGATTCCAGCATCTAAAACCGCGAATGCACTTCCTGAATATTTTAGATCAACTTTGAATGTGGTGCCAACCAATTCTTCTCTCTTGAAGAAGTCAAAGTTACCATTAgctattgttgttaatcCTTACAACGCTTTAAAAATCGAAAGCGAAAACATCCCAGTCACCTGTGATACTGTTATCAGTAGATGTCGTCGTTGTCGTGGTTACATCAACCCGTTTGTTACTTTAGCTGAGAACGGTAGACGTTGGAGATGTAACTTTTGTAATTTGTTGAACGACATTCCAAGTGCTTTTGACTATGACGAAATCAGTGGACAAgtcaaaaacaaatttgacAGGGTTGAGTTGAATCATTCAGTTGTCGAGTTTATTGCTCCAAAAGAATACATGGCAAGAGCCCCACAGCCAATTGTTTAcacatttattattgatgtttCTGTACATGCTATTCAAAGTGGCTTAACTGGTACCATAACCAGAACTATTTTGGAAAGTTTAGATAGAATTCCtaaccaaaacaaaactgCTAGAGTTTCATTCATTGGTGTCGACTCTAACTTACATTATATCCGTTTCAATGAAGGATTAGAAGGTACCGAGATTTTGGTTGTTGCAGATATAGACGAGCCATTCTTGCCATCCCCAGGTGGTTTGTTGGTCAATTTGGATGAGAATAGAGAAGCAATCGAGAAATTATTGTTGGACTTTCCTTCTTATTTTGAAAGTAATGCCAACCAAGGTTTCGCATTGGGTCCAGCTTTGAAAGCAGGTCATAAAATGATAAGCAACATTGGTGGTAAATTAGTCTGCTTTGCTGCCACTTTACCAAATATTGGCGAAGGTAAGTTGAGCGTCAGAGACGAAGCCAGCGTTGCAGGTAAGGCTAAGGAAGCAAAGGCTTTATTGACACCAGCTGATAGTTTTTACAAGTCGTTTGCAGTCACATGCAATTCTTCACAGGTTACAgttgatttgtttttgacTTCTTCTGCATATCAAGATGTTGCCACTTTGTCAAATTTGGCAAGATATACTGCCGGGCAAACCCATTTCTACCCAGCCTGGACTAGCAATAAATACGAGGACGTTGCCAAATTATCTAAAGAAGTTAGTGATCATTTATCACAAGACATTGCCCTTGAAGCCGTTTTAAGAGTGAGAGGCTCCACTGGATTCAGAATGTCATCATTCTACGGAAATTTCTTTAACCGTTCGTCTGATTTGTGCTCCTTCCCAACTTTCCCAAGAGATCAATCTTATCTTATTGAAATGTCAATCGAGGAAACTATTAACAAGCCTGTGGTTTACTTCCAAGCCGCTGTTTTACATTCCACATGCTTTGGAGAGAGAAGAATTAGAGTTATGAACTTGGCTTTGCCAACATCATCTAAGTTGGTAGACATTTATGCCTCTGCAGATCAGTTAGCGATCACAAACTATTTCACGCATAAGGCTATTGAAAAGGCGTTGTCCAGCTCGTTGCCAGAAGCTAGAGAATATTTGATTGCTAGAGTTGTCGACATATTGAACGTTTACAGAAAGGAATTGGTTGCCGGAAACGTTTCTGGTGCTTCACCATTACAAATCTCGACTAATTTGAGAATGTTGCCATTACTTTTGTTCTGTTTGACCAAGCATTTGGCTTTCAGAGGTGAGAGGGTTCCATCGGACCACAGAGCAGCAGCCTTAAATAATTTGGGATCATCTCCAATTCctcaattgatcaaatccATTTATCCAACCGTATATTCATTGCATAACATGCCTGATACTTGTGGTTTGCCAGGAGTCAAAGAGGATGAAgaggatgaagaagaaggtaCCGGAGCtgaaattgatgttgttcTTCCTGATCCAATCAATGATTCCAAAGCTTCATGGGAAAATTATGGTTTGTACTTGATTGATAATGGCAGTGAGTTGTTCTTATGGGTATCTGGTAATGTTGTGCCAGGTTTAGTACAAGACTTGTTTGGTACTGAGAACTTGTATGAAATTCCAACGGGAAAAACTGAGTTGCCTGAGTTTTCCCTCGAAGAGTCTGAATTCAACTACAGAGTTCGtcaaattattggaaaGATCAGAGAACAAAACgattcaattatttggaaaaatctttatgttgttgttggtgctTCATCAAATGAGCCAATTGAAATCTCACAACAACGTGATTTAATGGCTTTGAGAATGTGGGCTTCAAGCTGCTTGGTAGAAGATAAAACCGGCAGCGAACCATCGTATAGAGATTTCTTAACTTCTTTGAAATCTAAAGTTTCTCAatag
- a CDS encoding carrier protein, mitochondrial precursor, putative (Similar to C. albicans YMC2;~Similar to S. cerevisiae YMC1), translated as MSEANAVLDTENTKTVDNSLTRKLKDIAAGFVGGATQVLIGQPADLVKIRLQTTSATSSFQVIKNVIKNEGILAFYKGTLPPLFGVGVCVSLQFYGFHETKRQILQYTGQPSLNLWPQTYIAGAMAGVVNTPVTSPVEQLRILSQSSGKPVSLRETVSKIYREQGVVNGIYRGFGITLIREIQAYGVWFLTYEALIQKIIDLQHYKCRDQISTPELLASGAIAGNALWLSSYPLDVIKSNIQSDGFGKESKFGGSALKAMKYIYSNHGLRGFWRGIVPCLLRAVPCSAGTFASVELALRLMG; from the coding sequence ATGTCAGAAGCCAATGCAGTCTTAGATACAGAAAACACCAAGACAGTTGACAATTCTTTGACAAGAAAACTCAAAGATATCGCAGCTGGTTTTGTGGGTGGTGCAACACAAGTGTTAATTGGTCAACCAGCTGATCTTGTTAAAATAAGATTGCAGACAACATCAGCTACATCTTCTTTTCAGGTCATTAAAAATGTCATCAAGAATGAAGGAATTTTGGCTTTTTACAAAGGGACTTTACCTCCATTATTTGGGGTTGGTGTCTGTGTGTCCCTTCAATTTTATGGATTCCACGAGACAAAGAGACAAATTTTACAATACACGGGCCAGCCAAGCTTGAATTTATGGCCACAAACCTATATTGCTGGGGCAATGGCTGGTGTGGTGAATACCCCTGTCACATCTCCGGTGGAACAATTGCGTATATTGAGTCAATCATCAGGGAAACCGGTCTCCTTGCGTGAAACTGTTAGCAAAATATATAGAGAACAGGGTGTTGTCAATGGTATTTATAGAGGGTTTGGGATAACATTAATTCGTGAAATACAAGCGTATGGTGTTTGGTTTTTGACATATGAAGCtttgattcaaaaaataatcGACTTGCAACATTATAAATGTCGTGATCAAATAAGCACACCAGAATTGTTGGCTAGTGGGGCTATTGCAGGAAACGCATTGTGGCTTCTGTCGTACCCACTAGATGTTATAAAGTCTAATATACAGAGCGATGGGTTTGGGAAAGAAAGCAAATTTGGTGGCAGCGCTTTAAAGGCTatgaaatatatttattcaaatcatgGATTAAGAGGTTTCTGGAGAGGTATTGTACCATGTCTTTTAAGAGCTGTACCTTGTAGTGCGGGTACATTTGCTAGTGTTGAATTGGCGTTACGATTGATGGGATAG
- a CDS encoding (repressible) alkaline phosphatase precursor, putative (Similar to S. cerevisiae PHO8) has protein sequence MGLSNDQRPLLGGDSLTCWNKKQSGIKRNLSYLLNIITIAIIAYLCIFAKHSDSDENTGPSLNPHKKKNIIMMVTDGMGPASLSAARSFRQFRDKLAINDILTLDKYLIGSSRTRSSSSLVTDSAAGATAFSCALKSYNGAIGVTPDKTPCGTVLEALKLQGYYTGLVVTTRITDATPAAFSSHVDYRFQEDLIAEHQLGEYPFGRAVDLILGGGRCHFLPTSEGGCRADKRNLIKEYSDKWQYVGDRVSFDQLQGGKNVSLPLLGLLANTDIPYDIERKNSEYPSLAEQVQVALTALSEATKDSEQGFFLLIEGSRIDHASHHNDPAAHVREVLAYDKAFAEVIKFIDNTETETVAISTSDHETGGLVVARQVSKSYPDYLWYPEVLLNSTHSGDYLSHKVAAYKEKDNTKKFTNFIKHEILEKDLGISDYTANDVDLIIQNANNAGELLYILNNIVSIRAQIGWTTHGHSAVDVNIYAHTNSPAIKSKLLSHKAYDGLSGNHENIEIGAFIESITGSNLNQVTQLIKETEHSPAQNNAKVDDVYHANVL, from the coding sequence ATGGGTTTGTCGAACGATCAGAGACCATTACTTGGAGGGGATAGTTTAACATGTTGGAACAAGAAACAATCTGGcattaaaagaaatttgtCTTACTTGCTCAATATTATAACCATTGCTATCATTGCATATTTGTGCATATTTGCAAAACACTCTGATAGCGATGAAAATACTGGACCATCATTGAATCCTcataagaaaaagaatattatCATGATGGTGACCGATGGTATGGGACCAGCAAGTTTATCCGCCGCTAGATCATTTAGACAATTTAGAGACAAATTAGCCATCAATGATATTTTGACTCTTGATAAATATCTTATTGGTTCTTCTCGTACAAGATCTTCGAGCAGTTTAGTTACGGACTCTGCTGCTGGTGCTACCGCGTTTTCTTGTGCTTTGAAATCATACAACGGTGCAATTGGTGTAACACCAGACAAAACTCCGTGTGGTACTGTTTTAGAAGCCTTAAAACTACAAGGTTACTACACTGGTTTAGTGGTCACTACTAGAATAACCGATGCCACCCCTGCTGCATTTAGTTCCCACGTTGATTACAGATTTCAGGAAGATTTGATTGCTGAACATCAATTAGGTGAATACCCATTTGGAAGAGCAGTAGATCTTATTTTAGGTGGAGGAAGATGCCACTTTTTACCAACTTCGGAAGGTGGCTGTCGTGCCgataaaagaaatttgattaaagaGTACAGTGATAAATGGCAGTATGTCGGTGATAGAGTGCTGTTTGATCAATTACAGGGAGGGAAAAACGTGTCGTTGCCATTATTGGGTTTGTTAGCAAACACAGACATCCCCTATGATATTGAACGTAAGAATTCAGAATACCCGTCATTAGCTGAACAAGTTCAAGTTGCATTAACAGCTTTATCAGAGGCCACCAAGGACTCAGAACAAGGgttctttttgttgattgaaGGCTCTAGAATTGACCATGCATCACATCATAATGATCCTGCCGCACATGTAAGAGAGGTTTTAGCTTATGACAAAGCATTTGCCGAAGTCATTAAATTTATCGACAACACCGAGACCGAAACAGTTGCAATTTCAACCAGTGACCATGAAACTGGTGGTTTAGTTGTTGCCAGACAAGTTTCTAAGCTGTATCCAGATTATTTGTGGTATCCGGAAGTGTTATTAAATAGTACGCATTCAGGGGACTACTTGTCTCACAAGGTGGCAGCTTACAAAGAGAAAGACAATACTAAGAAGTTCacaaattttatcaaacatGAAATCTTAGAAAAAGATTTGGGTATCAGTGACTACACAGCTAATGACGTCGATTTAATAATCCAAAACGCAAACAATGCTGGAGAGTTACTTTACatattgaataatattgttTCAATCAGAGCTCAAATTGGATGGACTACTCATGGCCACTCTGCCGTAGATGTCAACATTTATGCTCACACAAACTCTCCTGCAATTAAGTCGAAATTGTTATCACACAAAGCTTATGACGGATTATCTGGGAATCACGAGAATATTGAAATAGGAGCATTCATTGAGTCTATCACTGGGTCAAATTTGAACCAAGTAACCCAATTGATCAAGGAAACAGAGCATTCTCCAGCCCAGAATAATGCAAAAGTGGATGACGTCTACCATGCCAATGTATTGTAA
- a CDS encoding NAG-family-related polyamine transporter, putative (Similar to C. albicans TPO3), producing MVSHDDSSDSEITAQDFNPTPFQPDLEAQSINSSDTQQSEKSTEPQLIVTKTETKKSLQDLGLTSSIPHPELNGPIIENPIFPEEYTLETTTGLVPVVTLQSIGRVKTVQQEEKLEGLDSEIEFVTFKVGDPENPHNWPMWLKWWYTFLISMFVISAAYGSSCLSGGLSTINNRYHVSTEVSTLTVSLMVIGFCVGPLLWGPMSEEYGRRPTYIISFGLYVIFNIPCALSPNIGGLLVCRFLCGVFASSALSIAGASLVDMHNETRGLALSFFSFCPYSGPVISLIVNGFISTDTERMDLIIWVNMAFAGVMWILVSLMPETYAPAILKRRARKLRKETGNDKIMTEQEATPLSLKEMVNECLIRPLKFVVTEPLLDLVCAFVALIYAYLYAFFFAYPYIFNKLYGFGDDKIGLMFIPILIGAGFAVITTYVLEVEYSKLVKRRKPEPEDRLWGAMVGAPFPCIALFILGATSYKHIIWVGPASSGIAFGYGMVLIYYSLNNYIIDTYAKYAASALATKVFLRSAGGAAFPLFVTQMYEGLGLQWASWLLAFVALAMVLIPFTFYKWGKTVRSKLCKEDYSAALI from the coding sequence atGGTGTCGCACGACGATAGCTCAGATTCAGAGATTACTGCTCAAGATTTCAATCCAACTCCATTTCAACCAGATCTTGAAGcacaatcaataaattcttcaGACACCCAACAGTCAGAGAAAAGTACTGAACCTCAATTGATTGTAACAAAAACTGAAACTAAGAAATCGCTTCAAGATTTAGGTTTAACATCTTCTATACCTCACCCAGAATTAAATGGtccaattattgaaaatccTATATTCCCGGAAGAATATACTTTGGAAACCACTACTGGGTTGGTTCCAGTTGTGACATTACAATCTATAGGAAGAGTGAAGACTGTTCAACAAGAGGAGAAGCTAGAGGGCTTGGATTCAGAAATAGAATTTGTCACATTTAAAGTAGGCGATCCTGAGAATCCACACAATTGGCCAATGTGGTTGAAGTGGTGGTACACCTTTCTAATTTCCATGTTTGTCATTTCTGCTGCTTATGGTTCATCTTGTTTATCTGGAGGACTTTCCACTATTAATAATAGATATCACGTGCTGACTGAAGTTTCTACTTTAACAGTTTCATTAATGGTTATTGGGTTCTGTGTTGGTCCTTTGCTTTGGGGCCCAATGTCAGAGGAATACGGAAGAAGACCCACTTACATTATATCATTTGGATTGTATGTTATATTTAACATCCCTTGTGCATTATCTCCAAATATCGGAGGTTTATTGGTTTGTCGTTTCTTATGTGGTGTTTTCGCATCATCTGCTCTTTCAATTGCTGGTGCAAGTTTGGTAGATATGCACAACGAAACCAGAGGTCTTGCCTTATCATTTTTCAGTTTCTGTCCTTATTCCGGTCCTGtcatttcattaattgttAATGGATTTATTTCAACCGACACAGAAAGAATGGACTTGATCATTTGGGTCAATATGGCTTTTGCTGGTGTTATGTGGATTTTGGTCAGTTTAATGCCAGAAACTTATGCCCCAGCTATATTGAAAAGGAGAGCTAGAAAATTGAGAAAGGAAACAGGAAACGACAAGATAATGACTGAACAAGAAGCCACACCATTGTCTTTAAAAGAGATGGTAAATGAATGTTTAATTAGACCATTGAAATTTGTTGTCACCGAGCCATTATTGGATTTAGTCTGTGCTTTTGTTGCTTTGATTTATGCTTACTTGTATGCATTTTTCTTTGCCTATCCatacattttcaataaattgtatGGTTTTGGAGATGACAAGATTGGTTTAATGTTTATTCCAATTCTTATTGGTGCAGGTTTTGCTGTCATCACAACATATGTTTTAGAAGTCGAGTATTCCAAATTGgtgaaaagaagaaaaccagaaccagaagATAGATTATGGGGTGCCATGGTTGGAGCTCCATTCCCTTGTATTGCATTATTCATTTTAGGTGCCACTTCTTACAAGCATATTATTTGGGTTGGTCCAGCATCATCAGGTATTGCTTTTGGTTACGGTAtggttttgatttattactCGTTGAATAACTACATTATTGATACTTATGCCAAATATGCCGCTTCAGCTTTAGCTACCAAAGTGTTCTTGAGATCTGCTGGAGGTGCTGCATTCCCCTTGTTTGTGACTCAAATGTACGAAGGCTTAGGTTTGCAATGGGCTAGTTGGTTATTGGCTTTTGTTGCATTAGCCATGGTTTTGATTCCATTTACATTTTACAAATGGGGTAAGACAGTGAGACTGAAGCTTTGTAAAGAGGATTATTCTGCTGCCTTGATATAA